A region of Burkholderiales bacterium JOSHI_001 DNA encodes the following proteins:
- a CDS encoding RNA polymerase sigma factor, sigma-70 family (PFAM: Sigma-70, region 4; Sigma-70 region 3; Sigma-70, non-essential region; Sigma-70 factor, region 1.1; Sigma-70 region 2; Sigma-70 factor, region 1.2~TIGRFAM: RNA polymerase sigma factor, sigma-70 family; RNA polymerase sigma factor RpoD, C-terminal domain) has translation MTAKKTDAPAKAAAPAKTAAKTPAKDTAAKAAPAKTEKKADAKAKPAPKVEKAKAAAPAAKPAAPAAKPAAKGAKPAAKADDKKGKKGKEAPKAEDDVDLVDIEAEFADAEPEVVEEAKEEKVKPLRMKVSRAKERALMREFGLDENTLTEEEVAKRRLELKTLIKMGKTRGFLTHQEINDHLPEKLVDNEILEAIVSMLNDMGIAVYEQAPDAATLLIAGGTTTTATEEEAEEAAEAALSTVDSEFGRTTDPVRMYMREMGSVELLTREGEIEIAKRIEGGLQAMMLAISASPTTINEILSMAQKIAGGQMQISEAVDGFVSDDEADDYVAEEDFDEFDEEDDDDGQGGSKALTKKLEELKSHALVKFAALALHFEKMSKAYAKEGYRSPAYDKAQHAISDELMTIRFTVKTIERLCDILRSQVDDVRRFEREIRKIVVDRCGMPQEHFIKTFPPNVLNLKWAEKEIAAAKAYSAIMSRNLPAIQELQQKLIDLQSRAVVPLEDLKEINRKMNAGEKASRDAKKEMIEANLRLVISIAKKYTNRGLQFLDLIQEGNIGLMKAVDKFEYRRGYKFSTYATWWIRQAITRSIADQARTIRIPVHMIETINKMNRLSRQHLQEFGFEPDAPTLAEKMEIPEDKIRKIMKIAKEPISMETPIGDDDDSHLGDFIEDTNNTAPIEAAMQAGLRDVVKDILDSLTPREAKVLRMRFGIEMSTDHTLEEVGKQFDVTRERIRQIEAKAIRKLKHPSRSDKLRTYLDNL, from the coding sequence ATGACCGCGAAGAAGACCGACGCGCCCGCCAAGGCTGCCGCGCCTGCCAAGACCGCCGCCAAGACCCCGGCCAAGGACACCGCTGCCAAGGCCGCTCCGGCCAAGACCGAGAAGAAGGCCGACGCGAAGGCCAAGCCGGCCCCCAAGGTTGAAAAGGCCAAGGCGGCGGCACCGGCGGCCAAGCCGGCGGCTCCCGCTGCCAAGCCCGCCGCCAAGGGCGCCAAGCCCGCGGCCAAGGCCGACGACAAGAAGGGCAAGAAGGGCAAGGAAGCCCCCAAGGCCGAGGACGACGTCGACCTGGTGGACATCGAGGCCGAGTTCGCCGACGCCGAACCGGAGGTGGTGGAAGAGGCCAAGGAAGAGAAGGTCAAGCCGCTGCGCATGAAGGTCAGCCGCGCGAAGGAACGCGCGCTGATGCGTGAATTCGGCCTGGACGAGAACACCCTCACCGAAGAGGAAGTGGCCAAGCGCCGGCTGGAGCTGAAGACCCTCATCAAGATGGGCAAGACGCGTGGCTTCCTCACGCACCAGGAAATCAACGACCACCTGCCCGAAAAGCTGGTGGACAACGAAATCCTCGAAGCCATCGTGTCCATGCTCAACGACATGGGCATCGCGGTGTACGAGCAGGCGCCCGACGCCGCCACGCTGCTGATCGCCGGCGGCACCACCACCACGGCCACCGAGGAAGAGGCCGAAGAAGCCGCCGAAGCCGCGCTGTCCACCGTGGACAGCGAGTTCGGCCGCACCACCGACCCGGTGCGCATGTACATGCGCGAAATGGGCTCGGTGGAACTGCTCACCCGCGAGGGTGAAATCGAGATCGCCAAGCGCATCGAAGGCGGCCTGCAGGCCATGATGCTGGCCATCTCGGCGTCGCCCACCACCATCAATGAAATCCTGTCGATGGCGCAGAAGATCGCCGGCGGCCAGATGCAGATTTCCGAGGCCGTGGACGGCTTCGTCAGCGACGACGAGGCCGACGACTACGTGGCCGAGGAAGACTTCGACGAATTCGACGAGGAAGACGACGACGACGGCCAGGGCGGCAGCAAGGCCCTGACCAAGAAGCTGGAAGAGCTGAAGAGCCACGCGCTGGTGAAGTTCGCCGCGCTGGCCCTGCACTTCGAGAAGATGAGCAAGGCCTACGCCAAGGAGGGCTACCGCTCGCCCGCCTACGACAAGGCGCAGCACGCCATCAGCGACGAGCTGATGACCATCCGCTTCACCGTGAAGACCATCGAGCGGCTGTGCGACATCCTGCGCAGCCAGGTGGACGACGTGCGCCGCTTCGAGCGCGAGATCCGCAAGATCGTGGTGGACCGCTGCGGCATGCCGCAGGAACACTTCATCAAGACCTTCCCGCCCAATGTGCTGAACCTGAAGTGGGCCGAGAAGGAAATTGCCGCGGCCAAGGCCTACAGCGCCATCATGAGCCGCAACCTGCCGGCCATCCAGGAACTGCAGCAAAAGCTGATCGACCTGCAAAGCCGCGCCGTGGTGCCGCTGGAAGACCTGAAGGAAATCAACCGCAAGATGAACGCGGGTGAAAAGGCCAGCCGCGACGCCAAGAAGGAAATGATCGAGGCCAACCTGCGCCTGGTGATTTCCATCGCCAAGAAGTACACCAACCGCGGCCTGCAGTTCCTGGACCTCATCCAAGAGGGCAACATCGGCCTGATGAAGGCGGTGGACAAGTTCGAATACCGCCGCGGCTACAAGTTCTCGACGTATGCGACCTGGTGGATCCGCCAGGCCATCACGCGCAGCATCGCCGACCAGGCGCGCACCATCCGCATCCCGGTTCACATGATCGAGACGATCAACAAGATGAACCGCCTCTCGCGCCAGCACCTGCAGGAGTTCGGCTTCGAGCCCGACGCCCCCACGCTGGCCGAGAAGATGGAGATCCCCGAGGACAAGATCCGCAAGATCATGAAGATCGCCAAGGAGCCGATCTCCATGGAAACGCCGATCGGCGACGACGACGATTCGCACCTGGGCGACTTCATCGAGGACACCAACAACACCGCGCCGATCGAAGCCGCCATGCAGGCCGGCCTGCGCGACGTGGTGAAGGACATCCTGGACAGCCTCACCCCGCGCGAAGCCAAGGTGCTGCGCATGCGCTTCGGCATCGAAATGTCCACCGACCACACGCTGGAAGAAGTGGGCAAGCAGTTCGACGTCACCCGCGAGCGCATCCGCCAGATCGAGGCCAAGGCCATCCGCAAGCTCAAGCACCCCAGCCGCTCGGACAAGTTGCGCACCTACCTCGACAACCTGTAA
- a CDS encoding family 3 adenylate cyclase (PFAM: Adenylate and Guanylate cyclase catalytic domain; FHA domain), whose product MTRISERTVLFADLRGSTSLFETLGNAEATSVVTHTVNAVSQKVPGHGGTVIKTLGDGLMAVFDTPPAALLASAQMHEVLDRLVSRGGERGASAGLRGLRLQVAMACGEVVEMNGDCFGDAVNVSARLLDHAGDNETLITGTVHARLSREDQARFRNLDWMHLRGRAEPVQVFVLGSRRPSSDTGYDPVVTQFGAVESSADPDGIRLSWLDMDDVYGADHLPIILGRSPQATLRVDDSRVSRSHARIDWHAGAFQLTDLSYNGTYVRFGSTGEVVSLRRGTCTLHGSGAIGLGGSPSDPTSPTLHFEVLSFNDTVPHLP is encoded by the coding sequence ATGACGCGGATATCCGAGCGCACGGTGCTGTTTGCCGACCTGCGCGGCAGCACCTCCTTGTTCGAGACGCTCGGCAATGCCGAGGCGACCTCGGTGGTGACGCACACGGTGAACGCGGTGTCGCAGAAGGTGCCGGGGCACGGTGGCACGGTCATCAAGACCCTGGGTGATGGCCTGATGGCGGTGTTCGACACCCCGCCGGCGGCCCTGCTGGCCAGCGCCCAGATGCACGAGGTGCTGGACCGCCTGGTCAGCCGCGGCGGCGAGCGTGGTGCCTCGGCCGGCCTGCGCGGGCTGCGCCTGCAGGTGGCCATGGCCTGCGGTGAGGTGGTGGAGATGAACGGCGACTGCTTCGGCGACGCCGTGAACGTGTCCGCCCGGCTGCTGGACCACGCCGGCGACAACGAAACCCTGATCACCGGAACGGTGCACGCGCGCCTGTCGCGCGAAGACCAGGCGCGCTTTCGCAACCTGGACTGGATGCACCTGCGCGGCCGGGCCGAGCCGGTGCAGGTGTTCGTGCTGGGCAGCCGCCGCCCCAGCAGCGACACCGGCTACGACCCGGTGGTCACCCAGTTCGGCGCGGTGGAATCCAGCGCCGACCCCGACGGCATCCGCCTGTCCTGGCTGGACATGGACGACGTCTACGGCGCCGACCACCTGCCCATCATCCTGGGCCGCTCGCCCCAGGCCACGCTGAGGGTGGACGACTCGCGCGTGTCGCGCTCGCACGCCCGCATCGACTGGCACGCCGGCGCCTTCCAACTCACCGACCTGTCCTACAACGGCACCTACGTGCGCTTCGGCAGCACCGGCGAGGTGGTGAGCCTGCGCCGCGGCACCTGCACCCTGCACGGCAGTGGTGCCATCGGCCTGGGCGGGTCGCCCTCCGACCCCACGTCGCCCACGCTGCACTTCGAGGTGCTGTCTTTCAACGACACTGTGCCGCATCTGCCCTGA
- a CDS encoding ferrochelatase (PFAM: Ferrochelatase~TIGRFAM: ferrochelatase), which yields MPFAPEPPYTHGRAARTAVLLTNLGTPDAPTAAALRRYLGEFLSDPRVVEIPKLAWWPILHGIILRTRPAKSAAKYATVWTDEGSPLLSWTVKQAKLLQGYLGERGHAVQVLPAMRYGNPSIASQLDALKADGATRVLVLPLYPQYSGATTGSTVDAVTAWAQRTRHVPELRFVNRYHDDPAHIAALAASVRHHWQRDGRGRMLVMSFHGMPERTLHLGDPYHCECLKTGRLLAQALGLADDEYKVTFQSRFGKAKWLEPYTEPTLRTLPGGGHTRVDVICPGFSADCLETLEEIAQEGRDAFLESGGQEFHYIPCLNDQPQGMKAITELAIRHLQGWPTAATSDEQIALLAAQRHRALALGAGD from the coding sequence ATGCCCTTCGCCCCCGAGCCGCCGTACACCCACGGCCGCGCCGCCCGCACCGCCGTCCTGCTGACCAACCTGGGCACGCCCGACGCCCCCACGGCCGCCGCGCTGCGCCGCTACCTGGGCGAATTCCTGTCCGACCCGCGGGTGGTCGAGATTCCGAAACTGGCCTGGTGGCCCATCCTGCACGGCATCATCCTGCGCACCCGGCCGGCCAAGAGCGCGGCCAAGTACGCCACGGTCTGGACCGACGAAGGCTCGCCGCTGCTGTCCTGGACCGTGAAGCAGGCCAAGCTGCTGCAGGGCTACCTGGGCGAACGCGGCCATGCCGTGCAGGTGCTGCCGGCCATGCGCTACGGCAACCCATCCATTGCGTCGCAGTTGGACGCACTGAAGGCCGACGGTGCCACCCGGGTGCTGGTGCTGCCGCTGTACCCCCAGTACAGCGGCGCCACCACCGGCAGCACGGTGGATGCGGTCACGGCCTGGGCGCAGCGCACCCGCCACGTGCCCGAACTGCGCTTCGTCAACCGCTACCACGACGACCCCGCCCACATCGCCGCGCTGGCCGCCAGCGTGCGCCACCACTGGCAGCGCGACGGGCGTGGCCGCATGCTGGTGATGAGCTTCCACGGCATGCCCGAGCGCACCCTGCACCTGGGCGACCCCTACCACTGTGAATGCCTGAAGACCGGCCGCCTGCTGGCCCAGGCGCTGGGCCTGGCGGACGACGAGTACAAGGTCACCTTCCAAAGCCGCTTCGGGAAGGCCAAGTGGCTGGAGCCCTACACCGAACCCACGCTGCGCACCCTGCCCGGCGGGGGCCACACGCGGGTGGACGTCATCTGCCCCGGCTTTTCGGCCGATTGCCTGGAAACGCTGGAAGAAATTGCCCAGGAAGGCCGCGACGCCTTCCTGGAGTCAGGCGGCCAGGAATTCCACTACATCCCCTGCCTGAACGACCAGCCGCAGGGCATGAAGGCCATCACCGAGCTGGCCATCCGCCACCTGCAGGGCTGGCCCACGGCCGCCACCAGCGACGAGCAGATTGCGCTGCTGGCGGCCCAGCGCCATCGCGCGCTGGCCTTGGGCGCGGGCGACTGA
- a CDS encoding hypothetical protein (PFAM: Tripartite tricarboxylate transporter TctA family): MDIWNALLGGFATAGTPVNLLWAFVGCAVGTAIGVLPGLGPAVTVAMLLPITAQVEPTASMIFFAGIYYGAMYGGSTTSILLNTPGETGSMVTALEGFKMAKSGRAGAALATSAIGSFVAGTIATVLVTLFAPFVAERAVKLGPPEYFCLMLLAFTTVSAVLGQSTLRGLTALFIGLAIGLIGQDQISGAVRFTLGVPELLDGIEVVLLAVGLFAVGETLYTALYEGRSSATMNTMGKVHMTGAEWRRSWPAWLRGTALGFPFGTIPAGGTEIPTFLSYGVERKLSKHKEEFGTTGAIEGVAGPEAANNAAVTATLVPLLTLGIPTSVTAAILLSAFQNYGIQAGPQLFQTSSGLVWALIASLYIGNVMLLVLNLPLVGFWVKLLQIPRAQLYAGILIFATVGVYGMRQSAYDLVLMLVIGVLGVLMRRFDFPVAPVIVGAILGPLAEAQLRNAISIGDGHWSVFIQRPMSATLLAVVVALLVLPRLMKLVKRQRA; the protein is encoded by the coding sequence ATGGACATCTGGAACGCCCTGCTGGGCGGATTTGCCACGGCCGGCACGCCGGTCAACCTGCTGTGGGCCTTCGTCGGCTGTGCGGTGGGCACCGCCATCGGCGTGCTGCCCGGCCTGGGCCCGGCGGTCACGGTGGCCATGCTGCTGCCCATCACCGCGCAGGTGGAACCCACGGCCAGCATGATCTTCTTCGCCGGCATCTACTACGGCGCCATGTACGGCGGCAGCACCACGTCCATCCTGCTGAACACGCCGGGCGAAACCGGCTCCATGGTCACGGCGCTGGAAGGCTTCAAGATGGCCAAGAGCGGCCGTGCCGGCGCGGCGCTGGCCACCAGTGCCATCGGCAGCTTCGTGGCCGGCACCATCGCCACCGTGCTGGTGACCCTGTTCGCGCCCTTCGTGGCCGAGCGCGCCGTGAAGCTGGGTCCGCCCGAGTACTTCTGCCTGATGCTGCTGGCCTTCACCACCGTGAGCGCGGTGCTGGGGCAGAGCACCTTGCGCGGGCTGACGGCGCTGTTCATCGGCCTGGCCATCGGCCTGATCGGGCAGGACCAGATCAGCGGCGCGGTGCGCTTCACGCTCGGCGTGCCCGAACTGCTGGACGGCATCGAAGTGGTGCTGCTGGCGGTGGGCCTGTTCGCGGTGGGCGAGACCCTGTACACCGCGCTGTACGAAGGCCGCAGCAGCGCCACCATGAACACCATGGGCAAGGTGCACATGACCGGTGCCGAATGGCGGCGCTCCTGGCCGGCGTGGCTGCGCGGCACGGCGCTGGGCTTTCCCTTCGGCACCATTCCGGCCGGCGGCACCGAGATCCCTACCTTCCTGAGCTATGGCGTGGAGCGCAAGCTGTCCAAGCACAAGGAAGAGTTCGGCACCACCGGCGCCATCGAAGGCGTGGCCGGGCCGGAGGCGGCCAACAACGCGGCGGTCACCGCCACGCTGGTGCCGCTGCTGACCCTGGGCATTCCCACCTCGGTGACCGCGGCCATCCTGCTGTCGGCGTTCCAGAACTACGGCATCCAGGCCGGGCCGCAGCTGTTCCAGACCTCGTCCGGCCTGGTGTGGGCGCTGATCGCCAGCCTGTACATCGGCAACGTGATGCTGCTGGTGCTGAACCTGCCGCTGGTGGGCTTCTGGGTGAAGCTGCTGCAGATTCCGCGGGCGCAGCTCTACGCCGGCATCCTGATCTTCGCCACCGTGGGCGTGTACGGCATGCGCCAGAGCGCTTACGACCTGGTGCTGATGCTGGTGATCGGCGTGCTGGGCGTGCTGATGCGGCGCTTCGACTTCCCGGTGGCGCCGGTGATCGTGGGCGCCATCCTGGGTCCGCTGGCCGAGGCGCAGTTGCGCAACGCCATCAGCATCGGTGATGGCCACTGGAGCGTGTTCATCCAGCGCCCGATGTCGGCCACGCTGCTGGCGGTGGTGGTGGCCCTGCTGGTGCTGCCGCGGCTGATGAAGCTGGTGAAGCGCCAGCGCGCCTGA
- a CDS encoding Tripartite tricarboxylate transporter TctB family (PFAM: Tripartite tricarboxylate transporter TctB family) — protein sequence MSEATSPEAKRQQAAIGAAVLVLAALLAFGASGISSDAGYGGVGPNFLPWMVAGALAVCGALLLWQGLSTGFLVMEKPSGAERGDWPALAWVAAGVLANAALITRIGFILACALCFALAVRGLRSSEGKPSGGARQSAIDLGVGLCIAAPTFWMFTKVLNINLPGLTSTGWI from the coding sequence GTGAGCGAAGCCACCTCGCCCGAGGCCAAGCGCCAGCAGGCCGCCATCGGCGCGGCCGTGCTGGTGCTGGCGGCCCTGTTGGCCTTCGGCGCCAGCGGCATCTCCTCCGACGCTGGCTATGGCGGCGTGGGCCCGAACTTCCTGCCCTGGATGGTGGCGGGGGCCCTGGCCGTCTGCGGCGCGCTGCTGCTGTGGCAGGGCTTGAGCACCGGCTTCCTGGTGATGGAAAAGCCCTCGGGCGCCGAGCGGGGCGACTGGCCCGCGCTGGCCTGGGTGGCGGCCGGGGTGCTGGCCAATGCGGCGCTGATCACCCGCATCGGCTTCATCCTGGCCTGCGCGCTGTGCTTTGCGCTGGCGGTGCGCGGCCTGCGGTCCAGCGAAGGCAAGCCGTCCGGCGGCGCGCGGCAGTCGGCCATCGACCTGGGTGTGGGGCTGTGCATCGCGGCGCCCACGTTCTGGATGTTCACCAAGGTGCTGAACATCAACCTGCCTGGATTGACCTCCACCGGCTGGATCTGA
- a CDS encoding hypothetical protein (PFAM: Tripartite tricarboxylate transporter family receptor) — protein MRRDAFLKSLAALAATGALPLAAQANTNLKMMIPANPGGGWDTTGRALGKALQDAGAASAVTFENKGGAAGAIGLAQFVNSAKGDGNAMMVMGAVMLGGIITGKPPVSVTAATPLARLTSEYNVFVLPADSPFKTMADVVAQLKKDPGSVKWGGGSRGSTEHIAAAMIAREVGVDAAKINYVAFRGGGEATAAILGGNVTVGGSGYSEFQQYIDSGKMRAIAVTSAQRLKGINVPTLKEQGINVEIGNWRGVYGAPGITPEQRKALIDMIVKATKSKAWAEAMDKNGWTPALLTGKEFEEFVDREFAGLRATMVKAGMV, from the coding sequence ATGCGCCGTGACGCTTTCCTCAAGAGCCTGGCCGCGCTGGCCGCCACGGGCGCCCTGCCGCTGGCCGCCCAGGCCAATACCAACCTGAAGATGATGATCCCCGCCAACCCGGGCGGCGGCTGGGACACCACCGGCCGCGCGCTGGGCAAGGCGCTGCAGGACGCCGGCGCCGCCAGCGCCGTGACCTTTGAAAACAAGGGCGGTGCCGCGGGCGCGATCGGCCTGGCGCAGTTCGTCAATTCGGCCAAGGGTGACGGCAACGCCATGATGGTGATGGGCGCGGTGATGCTGGGCGGCATCATCACCGGCAAGCCGCCGGTGAGCGTGACCGCGGCCACCCCGCTGGCGCGCCTGACCAGCGAATACAACGTGTTCGTGCTGCCGGCCGATTCGCCCTTCAAGACCATGGCCGACGTGGTGGCGCAGCTGAAGAAGGACCCCGGCAGCGTGAAGTGGGGCGGCGGCTCGCGCGGGTCCACCGAGCACATCGCCGCGGCCATGATCGCGCGCGAAGTGGGCGTGGACGCGGCCAAGATCAACTACGTGGCCTTCCGCGGGGGTGGCGAGGCCACCGCGGCCATCCTGGGCGGCAACGTCACGGTGGGCGGCAGCGGCTACAGCGAATTCCAGCAGTACATCGACAGCGGCAAGATGCGCGCGATCGCGGTCACCTCGGCGCAGCGCCTGAAGGGCATCAACGTGCCCACGCTGAAGGAGCAGGGCATCAATGTCGAGATCGGCAACTGGCGCGGTGTGTATGGCGCGCCGGGCATCACGCCGGAGCAGCGCAAGGCGCTGATCGACATGATCGTCAAGGCCACCAAGAGCAAGGCCTGGGCCGAAGCCATGGACAAGAACGGCTGGACCCCGGCCCTGCTGACCGGCAAGGAATTCGAAGAGTTCGTGGACCGCGAATTCGCCGGCCTGCGCGCCACCATGGTCAAGGCCGGGATGGTGTGA
- a CDS encoding response regulator with CheY-like receiver domain and winged-helix DNA-binding domain (PFAM: Response regulator receiver domain; Transcriptional regulatory protein, C terminal), which translates to MKLLLVEDNPAMQATLRRAFERQGMQVVCCDDGARALDRWQASLPDAVVLDLSLPGRDGLQVLADARAAGLATPVLILTARSTVGDRILGLNTGADDYLAKPFDLDELEARIRALVRRSGGQASSPMNAPLASGPEFGGLRVDADSGAVYHRGAVMDLTTREAALLRALLARPGQAVAKERLFEAVFPGLAEVQMEAVEVVAYRLRKKLAATGTQLVTLRGLGYLLKAGA; encoded by the coding sequence ATGAAGCTGCTGCTGGTGGAAGACAACCCCGCGATGCAGGCCACGCTGCGCCGGGCCTTCGAGCGCCAGGGCATGCAGGTGGTGTGCTGCGACGATGGCGCCCGCGCCCTGGACCGCTGGCAGGCCAGCCTGCCCGACGCGGTGGTGCTGGACCTGAGCCTGCCCGGGCGCGACGGCCTGCAGGTGCTGGCCGACGCGCGGGCCGCGGGCCTGGCCACGCCGGTGCTCATCCTCACCGCGCGCAGCACCGTGGGCGACCGCATCCTGGGCCTGAACACCGGCGCCGACGACTACCTGGCCAAGCCCTTCGACCTGGACGAATTGGAAGCCCGCATCCGCGCGCTGGTGCGGCGCTCGGGCGGCCAGGCCTCGTCCCCCATGAACGCTCCCCTGGCCAGCGGGCCTGAATTCGGCGGCCTGCGGGTGGATGCCGACAGCGGCGCGGTCTACCACCGTGGCGCCGTGATGGACCTCACCACACGTGAAGCGGCGCTGCTGCGCGCCCTGCTGGCCCGCCCCGGCCAGGCGGTCGCCAAGGAACGCCTGTTTGAAGCCGTGTTTCCGGGCCTGGCCGAGGTGCAGATGGAAGCGGTGGAGGTGGTGGCCTACCGCCTGCGCAAGAAGCTGGCTGCCACCGGCACCCAACTGGTCACACTGCGCGGGTTGGGTTACCTGCTGAAGGCCGGCGCATGA
- a CDS encoding signal transduction histidine kinase (PFAM: Histidine kinase-, DNA gyrase B-, and HSP90-like ATPase; His Kinase A (phosphoacceptor) domain; Two-component sensor kinase N-terminal) has protein sequence MTWRPATLRLQLLLGILVPVLALVLANSVSLYRQALRAADTAYDRTLLATAKALGEPLEVVRGPDGSAQVKATLLYSALEPFEADNRSRLYFRVSGFAGEMVSGFDDLPAWRGPLPPERNAYAALVHFYDGQVRGQPVRLAVLLQPVAGTEGSGMATIQVAETLELRQALARQLLLDTLWRQAALLLVIAGVVVWVVQRATRPVRDLSRQLAARDEADLSPLASASAPRELAPLLDATNQVMARLAHLLAHQKRFIRDASHQLRTPLAVLKAQVQSAQRGDVDAPTALAEIGSTVEGATRLANQMLALAKVEQLRQQGGATVVDWQAPVREVALELAPLMAQGGIEFDIHTQAAPVRAHEWALRELARNLLHNAIKHTPSGAALEVRLVSDGRHAAFSVRDSGPGLDAALRERLFQPFSAGDARSGSGLGLAICHEIVASLGGQISLDNHEAGGRVAGLSATVRLALAVDNPGA, from the coding sequence ATGACATGGCGCCCGGCGACCCTGCGGCTGCAACTGCTGCTGGGCATCCTGGTGCCGGTGCTGGCGCTGGTGCTGGCCAACAGCGTGAGCCTGTACCGCCAGGCCCTGCGCGCCGCCGACACCGCCTATGACCGCACCCTGCTGGCCACCGCCAAGGCCCTGGGTGAGCCGTTGGAGGTGGTGCGCGGCCCCGACGGCAGCGCGCAGGTGAAGGCCACGCTGCTGTACTCGGCGCTGGAGCCGTTTGAGGCCGACAACCGCAGCAGGCTGTATTTCCGCGTCTCGGGCTTTGCCGGGGAGATGGTCTCCGGCTTCGACGACCTGCCCGCCTGGCGCGGACCGCTGCCGCCCGAGCGCAACGCCTACGCTGCGCTGGTGCACTTCTACGATGGCCAGGTACGCGGCCAGCCGGTTCGCCTGGCCGTGCTGCTGCAACCGGTGGCCGGCACCGAGGGCAGCGGCATGGCCACGATCCAGGTGGCCGAGACCCTGGAACTGCGCCAGGCCCTGGCGCGTCAACTGCTGCTGGACACCCTGTGGCGCCAGGCCGCGCTGCTGCTGGTGATCGCCGGCGTGGTGGTGTGGGTGGTGCAGCGCGCCACGCGCCCGGTGCGTGACCTGAGCCGCCAGCTGGCCGCACGCGACGAAGCCGACCTGAGCCCGCTGGCCAGCGCCAGCGCGCCGCGCGAACTGGCCCCGCTGCTGGACGCCACCAACCAGGTGATGGCGCGCCTGGCGCACCTGCTGGCGCACCAGAAACGCTTCATCCGCGACGCGTCCCACCAGTTGCGAACACCGCTGGCGGTGCTGAAGGCCCAGGTGCAATCGGCCCAACGCGGCGACGTGGACGCACCCACTGCACTGGCCGAAATCGGCAGCACGGTGGAAGGCGCCACCCGGCTGGCCAACCAGATGCTGGCCCTGGCCAAGGTGGAGCAGCTGCGCCAGCAAGGCGGCGCCACGGTGGTGGACTGGCAGGCCCCGGTGCGCGAGGTGGCGCTGGAACTGGCCCCTCTGATGGCCCAGGGCGGCATCGAGTTCGACATCCACACGCAGGCCGCCCCGGTGCGGGCCCACGAATGGGCGCTGCGCGAACTGGCGCGCAACCTGCTGCACAACGCCATCAAACACACCCCGTCCGGGGCTGCCCTGGAAGTGCGCCTGGTCAGCGATGGCCGCCACGCCGCTTTCAGCGTGCGCGACAGCGGCCCGGGCCTGGACGCCGCCCTGCGCGAACGCCTGTTCCAGCCCTTCTCAGCGGGCGACGCACGTTCGGGCTCCGGCCTGGGCCTGGCCATCTGCCACGAGATCGTGGCCTCGCTGGGCGGGCAGATCAGCCTGGACAACCACGAGGCCGGCGGCCGGGTGGCCGGCCTCAGCGCCACGGTGCGCCTGGCGCTGGCGGTGGACAATCCAGGCGCATGA
- a CDS encoding ribosome-associated heat shock protein implicated in recycling of 50S subunit (PFAM: S4 domain), whose amino-acid sequence MNTKATLAEMRLDKWLWAARFFKTRALAVEDIAKGRLRVNGHEAKASRDLKPGDRVEIRQAGGVVRTVDVLGLSNLRGPAPVAQALYAETPESILAREAAAERRRQGVEPAAALEEGRPTKRDRRQLADWQRWSASLDDDS is encoded by the coding sequence ATGAACACCAAGGCAACCCTGGCCGAGATGCGGCTGGACAAGTGGCTGTGGGCGGCGCGCTTTTTCAAGACCCGCGCCCTGGCCGTGGAGGACATCGCCAAGGGCCGGCTGCGGGTGAATGGCCACGAGGCCAAGGCCTCGCGCGACCTGAAACCCGGCGACCGGGTGGAAATCCGCCAGGCCGGCGGCGTGGTGCGCACCGTGGACGTGCTGGGCTTGAGCAACCTGCGCGGCCCGGCCCCGGTGGCCCAGGCGCTTTACGCCGAAACCCCGGAAAGCATCCTCGCCCGCGAAGCCGCGGCCGAGCGCCGTCGCCAGGGCGTGGAGCCCGCCGCGGCGCTGGAAGAGGGCCGCCCCACCAAGCGCGACCGGCGTCAGCTCGCCGATTGGCAGCGCTGGAGCGCCAGCCTGGATGACGACAGCTAG